From a single Drosophila sulfurigaster albostrigata strain 15112-1811.04 chromosome 3, ASM2355843v2, whole genome shotgun sequence genomic region:
- the LOC133842886 gene encoding uncharacterized protein LOC133842886 isoform X3: MRRTKVGSSLPRPLPRRLLLLLLLLQLLFKCGRATPTAPAAAAVAATIGGVEVIGATSLAATRAALYAADDSNHNDDDNNNNGNDNNSRKRRTERKNDSNRRDNKRNQLEDLMPANLLLEDLQQTNGQLINLTRHYDGDIFYTSGLRLGLSGSCNADTCIGLSSGTAAVVRLGSDGNDADGLGQASASLAGGRLELLTRRMKLQKANANAQAQGQTEDADEGCSCRCLPYLRAYREDLGICVDDIHECSLSPFVSGSSSEKIPFVFLPLRGQIIYPSREISFPNIHTPVCAVTGAQYLGSNGWSDLRNPIDTDYPFRMFRDEGRSFLQWLGEAELRQKMQGRLIVVHLVCRDMTVALNVTHKDTLMAPKNVHSPCVAFRVNGSPVKYSHNVPEVFFQPANSTTLASTSDGMTMREYVVIGICSLLLGLIYVASVFLYLFMKKRKRSGRHNSRHSLDNIGNDINYPKNDQVTFGAPFSRVGSIYSANSMGLGGGNDAGTRASMSSLKEDMGIVKNNPLLQHFPQLGEREHNSGFASDISNSNSECEMEEKIKMNMGNNKSPKPGNSVADNPAHETDEFLQENECLPTENVAVIEDLMSEEKLENLRAMVNGNVRKKLYFNPAYFEPHLLAEPPQAAIEFLQKIREVIAIAKYKMASKRYQPSLNIIPEELPLESNAASSSTMYNVPLQQNLQAKSMGDKRNSIEQWLQSVPNTEVTPTPKAASPKKNGPSGSPSKNSSMRKEISAPKERPPPPPMQKSQAEPQTKQDQEPSTSKRVHEEPPRTVKSSPEPVKPKTPPSNSFDSYSAYTAAVSANVYGFAETGGELYNNPKFMLADTPTGSLRSNSSLTKSLRKRSEVLDQFAAANSTPTSLNSFDRQHYNMLRNMKPTEIIYDSLKREYAAHIPTPDYDSTIEKKIKEIYSSTQSSIPSVPTPDYSSLSRKSLKQFQPDSPIYRRKSPQYLIVDYETDSLERLEPSKRKSSHSSSSPSSDVSSQLSPSLSTALPLEEEMEISHTVYDRLNGFRKEGEMKKRLAGKHHQHQHHNHSQRHKEAAARIKYDTPFRGSMTIEVEHEPPSDLERTDSDQFEPDTLDRKPKKQSFCDINAWDNHGRQSSNDQYSDPDYNQINSLPDLSRQLTPNENSNANSKPRTASFILRSSNSFRNLREIYESPLAVQDNYKESHATQRQPTEEEGRILTLEAKHSRRQRGMATSPTHSVVDVTRASANKTTITISSPKPAEKLSASKADSNSTAYARGHRQPPSPPRPKSNQHYCAPLVQSKRPLPPPPPSPNDRLEEDNYSMHSEITEVTGVSDTMANSEFDNSCNNTMSSVISAMTEQSKGKAFPVEQKNQLDAYGDDAMYGKKMNSLRNDYSLNKYLNRRKSQKRDRDNNENEHEPEQLKVSDELESSNNNNHSTNNNNTKNLKDLDLNQFDALSISSRSNRSSSHLSERTKEMYRNAGVPVGIAYPQRAANSGGSNSNSTSNTNGSPNANASVNVNVSNVQTVYRCEIEPAQLTAGMQIAIGLKDRAKKAKDLKNAWRKFVTMAANKFSPSQSPAPTYGTKTSSGFLEALERDDGIASIIEDAAPPSTVVQPGSQNYYEQRFGQLDSGYMSTDSTELYKRNVYDRYNFKMMSGRGQIIRVDTIEDNEEESANANRLEMDASRFEDLEHMVSPGSRTSANAGEDLSDAESDKTLTRSQTNELHVRGSTTTMSSYSSEDEQRRGHSTCCGSSDEETNAEDMWESGAESIETHSVLYKMIRKT, from the exons ATGCGGCGCACCAAAGTTGGCTCTTCCCTACCCCGCCCTCTCCCCCgccgcctgctgctgttgctgttgctcctgcagTTGCTGTTCAAGTGTGGCAGAGCCACGCCCACGGCAcccgctgcagcagctgtagcAGCGACAATTGGTGGCGTTGAGGTCATCGGCGCCACCTCCTTGGCAGCCACAAGAGCAGCTCTCTACGCGGCCGACGACAGCAATCAcaatgacgacgacaacaacaacaacggcaacgacaacaacagcagaaagcGAAGAACGGAGCGGaaaaacgacagcaacagGAGAGACAATAAGAGAAATCAACTAGAGGATTTAATGCCAGCAAATTTACTGTTAGAGGATCTGCAGCAGACTAACGGACAGCTAATCAATCTGACAAGGCATTACGATGGCGATATCTTCTATACGAGTG GTCTTCGTCTCGGCCTCAGCGGCAGTTGCAATGCGGACACCTGCATCGGCCTTTCCAGCGGCACGGCGGCCGTGGTCCGTCTGGGCAGCGATGGCAACG ACGCTGATGGACTGGGTCAGGCCTCAGCCTCGTTGGCTGGCGGTCGCTTGGAGCTGTTGACGCGACGCATGAAGCTGCAAAAGGCTAATGCCAATGCCCAGGCCCAGGGCCAGACGGAGGATGCCGATGAGGGCTGCAGTTGCCGTTGTTTGCCATACTTGCGAGCCTATCGCGAGGATTTGGGCATCTGTGTGGATGACATACATG AATGCTCTCTCTCACCATTTGTCAGCGGCTCATCATCGGAGAAAATtccatttgtgtttttgccaCTGCGCGGCCAAATCATTTACCCCAGCAGAGAAATCAGTTTTCCCA ACATCCATACGCCAGTATGTGCGGTTACGGGTGCTCAGTACTTGGGCTCGAATGGCTGGTCGGATCTGCGTAATCCCATCGACACCGATTATCCGTTTCGAATGTTCCGCGACGAGGGACGCAGCTTTCTGCAGTGGCTGGGTGAGGCGGAGCTGCGCCAGAAGATGCAGGGTCGCCTCATAGTCGTGCATTTGGTTTGCCGCGACATGACCGTGGCTCTCAATGTCACCCACAAGG ACACTTTGATGGCGCCCAAGAATGTGCACTCGCCTTGTGTCGCCTTCCGTGTCAATGGCAGTCCCGTCAAGTACTCACACA ATGTACCAGAGGTCTTCTTTCAGCCCGCCAATTCGACTACTCTCGCCTCCACCTCGGATGGCATGACAATGCGCGAGTATGTCGTTATTGGCATCTGCAGCCTGCTGCTGGGCCTCATCTATGTGGCCTCCGTTTTTCTCTATCTGTTCATGAAGAAGCGCAAGCGAAGTGGGCGCCACAACTCTCGTCACTCGCTGGATAACATTGGCAATGACATCAACTATCCGAAGAATGATCAGGTCACCTTTGGTGCTCCGTTTAGTCGTGTGGGCAGCATCTACTCGGCCAACAGTATGGGTCTAGGCGGTGGCAATGATGCAGGCACTCGAGCCAGCATGTCCAGTCTCAAGGAGGACATGGGCATTGTGAAGAATAATccgctgctgcagcatttTCCACAGCTCGGAGAACGAGAGCATAATTCGGGCTTTGCCAGTGACATTTCCAATTCAAATTCCGAGTGCGAAATGGAGGAAAAGATCAAG ATGAACATGGGAAACAACAAGTCTCCGAAGCCGGGCAATAGCGTTGCCGACAATCCTGCCCATGAGACCGATGAATTTCTGCAGGAGAACGAGTGTTTGCCCACAGAGAATGTGGCTGTTATTGAGGATCTGATGAGTGAGGAGAAGCTGGAGAATCTGCGAGCCATGGTCAATGGCAATGTGCGTAAGAAGCTTTACTTCAATCCGGCCTACTTTGAGCCACATCTGCTGGCG GAACCACCGCAAGCTGCCATTGAATTTCTGCAAAAGATACGAGAGGTAATTGCCATTGCCAAGTATAAGATGGCCTCCAAGCGCTACCAGCCATCGCTCAACATCATACCGGAAGAACTACCCCTGGAATCGAACGCTGCTTCCTCTTCGACCATGTACAATGTGCCGCTGCAACAGAATCTACAGGCCAAAAGTATGGGTGACAAGCGCAACAGCATCGAGCAGTGGCTGCAGAGTGTGCCTAACACGGAAGTAACTCCCACGCCAAAGGCAGCGTCACCTAAAAAAAATGGTCCCAGTGGGTCGCCAAGCAAAAACTCCTCGATGCGCAAGGAGATTTCCGCACCCAAGGAACgtccgccgccgccaccaaTGCAAAAGTCGCAAGCGGAGCCACAGACAAAGCAAGACCAGGAGCCCAGCACGAGCAAACGTGTTCATGAGGAGCCACCAAGGACAGTCAAGTCGAGTCCAGAGCCTGTTAAACCCAAAACTCCACCCAGCAATTCATTTGATAGCTACTCTGCTTACACCGCAGCCGTCTCAGCCAATGTGTATGGGTTTGCGGAGACTGGAGGCGAACTCTATAACAATCCAAAGTTTATGTTGGCCGATACGCCAACTGGTTCACTACGCAGCAATTCCAGTCTCACCAAGTCTCTTCGCAAGCGCAGCGAAGTCCTGGATCAGTTTGCAGCGGCCAATTCGACGCCTACGTCGCTCAACTCCTTCGATCGCCAGCACTACAATATGTTGCGCAACATGAAGCCCACGGAGATCATCTATGATTCCCTGAAGCGAGAGTATGCAGCGCATATTCCCACGCCGGACTACGACAGCACCATTGAGAAAAAGATCAAGGAGATTTACAGCAGCACACAGAGCAGCATTCCCTCCGTGCCAACGCCCGACTACAGTTCGCTGAGTCGCAAATCCTTGAAGCAATTCCAACCGGATTCACCCATCTACAGACGCAAGTCGCCACAGTATTTAATCGTGGACTATGAGACGGACAGTCTGGAGCGTCTAGAGCCGAGTAAACGCAAAAGTTCGCATTCATCCAGCTCACCCTCGTCTGATGTCAGCTCACAGCTGAGCCCCAGTTTGAGTACAGCGCTACCTCTAGAAGAGGAGATGGAGATCAGTCACACGGTCTACGATCGACTGAATGGGTTTCGCAAGGAGGGCGAGATGAAGAAGCGTCTTGCGGGCAAGCATCACCAACATCAGCATCACAATCATTCGCAGCGACACAAAGAAGCCGCCGCAAGAATCAAGTATGATACGCCCTTTCGCGGCAGCATGACGATCGAGGTGGAGCATGAGCCGCCGTCGGATTTGGAGCGCACGGACAGCGATCAGTTTGAACCAGATACGCTGGATCGTAAGCCGAAGAAGCAGAGTTTCTGTGACATCAATGCCTGGGACAATCATGGTCGCCAGTCGAGCAACGATCAATATTCCGATCCCGACTACAACCAGATCAATTCCCTGCCCGATCTAAGTCGTCAGTTGACTCCAAACGAAAACAGCAATGCCAACAGCAAGCCACGCACAGCCTCCTTCATACTTCGATCTTCGAACTCGTTTAGGAACCTACGAGAAATCTACGAGTCGCCGTTGGCGGTGCAGGACAACTACAAGGAGAGTCATGCGACGCAGAGACAACCAACCGAGGAGGAAGGTCGCATCCTAACGCTAGAAGCGAAGCATTCGCGGAGACAACGCGGTATGGCCACCTCGCCCACACACTCCGTGGTGGATGTGACTCGAGCGAGTGCAAACAAGACAACCATCACCATATCTTCCCCAAAGCCAGCAGAAAAGTTATCGGCGTCAAAAGCAGACTCCAATTCAACTGCCTATGCACGAGGACATCGACAGCCGCCGTCGCCGCCACGCCCCAAATCCAATCAGCACTACTGCGCTCCGCTTGTGCAGAGCAAACGTccgctgccaccgccaccgccttcGCCCAACGATCGACTGGAAGAGGACAACTACAGCATGCACAGCGAGATCACCGAGGTGACTGGAGTATCTGACACTATGGCGAACTCGGAGTTTGACAATTCCTGCAACAACACCATGTCCAGCGTGATCTCTGCCAtgacagagcagagcaaaggcaaagcattCCCCGTGGAGCAGAAGAACCAACTGGACGCTTATGGGGACGATGCTATGTATGGCAAGAAGATGAATAGTCTGCGCAATGACTACAGTCTCAACAAGTATCTCAATCGCCGCAAGTCGCAAAAGCGCGACAGGGACAACAATGAGAATGAGCATGAGCCGGAGCAGCTCAAGGTTTCAGATGAGCTGGAGTcaagtaacaacaataatcacagcacaaataacaataatacaaagaACCTTAAGGACCTGGATCTCAATCAGTTTGACGCTCTGTCCATTAGCTCCCGCTCGAATCGAAGCAGCAGCCATCTCTCGGAACGCACCAAGGAGATGTACCGCAATGCCGGCGTTCCCGTGGGCATTGCCTATCCCCAGCGAGCTGCGAACAGCGGAGGTAGTAACTCTAACAGCACCTCCAATACTAATGGCAGTCCGAATGCCAATGCCAGTGTGAATGTTAATGTCAGCAATGTGCAGACCGTTTATCGCTGTGAAATTGAGCCAGCGCAGCTGACAGCCGGCATGCAGATTGCCATTGGTTTAAAGGACCGCGCTAAGAAGGCCAAGGATCTGAAGAACGCCTGGCGCAAGTTCGTGACGATGGCTGCCAACAAGTTCAGTCCCAGCCAAAGTCCTGCGCCAACATATGGCACCAAGACTTCATCGGGTTTCTTGGAGGCACTGGAACGTGACGATGGCATCGCTTCCATCATCGAAGATGCGGCTCCGCCCAGCACTGTGGTCCAACCAGGCAGTCAAAACTACTATGAGCAGCGCTTTGGGCAGCTGGACAGTGGATATATGAGCACCGACTCCACAGAGCTGTACAAACGCAACGTCTACGATCGCTATAACTTCAAGATGATGTCTGGACGAGGACAGATCATACGAGTGGATACCATCGAAGACAACGAAGAGGAGAGTGCCAATGCCAATCGCTTAGAGATGGATGCCTCTCGTTTTGAAGATCTGGAGCACATGGTTTCACCCGGCAGTCGCACCTCAGCGAATGCTGGTGAGGATCTGAGCGACGCCGAGTCGGATAAGACGCTCACACGCTCCCAAACCAATGAACTGCATGTACGGGGAAGCACAACCACAATGTCCTCGTATTCCTCTGAAGACGAACAGCGGCGAGGTCACAGCACCTGTTGTGGATCGTCGGATGAGGAAACCAATGCCGAAGACATGTGGGAATCGGGCGCAGAGAGCATTGAAACCCACTCGGTACTCTACAAGATGATACGCAAAACTTAG